The following proteins come from a genomic window of Micromonas commoda chromosome 2, complete sequence:
- a CDS encoding dead box helicase, with amino-acid sequence MGGWEIADDDWDDALGAVDVDAIVAARRNGPPAGSNQPPHQQPPPQSHQPPQQWHQPPQQWHPNQSWQQRQPANHQWGGAPQHPAGNNNNAAGFSGHTGYKGGFSGHDGRGNARGAPNRPRSNYSGHPEVDRALARGGSHLPPDRNQRTVNDMFAKKTGPRQVPFRPGVEDRQRTLDSMFGGGGGGGHRRQPEPPGFSGNAQPHAHEMPIDLDHPDAGHHEGDYGDIFGGGTAPQSTRGGTQNGSDSRTPASGGRADAGLTPGRLGTPNSQGLVPSEAGVMLDPVAAQTYVYPAQLVRRDYQYQAVRRALYTNSLVCLPTGLGKTLIAAVVMYNFYRWFPQGKVVFLAPTRPLVDQQKAACSNICGIPTEDTCTMMGSTKKDESGTRRTFWRTKRVFFCTPQTMENDINSSVCPANEVVCVVIDEAHRAKGNHSYVGCIRMLWDRGVKFRTLALSATPGRTVQDVQKVLEALNIGRIDFKSDQDEDVRKHTHNRKIDMELVKATSAQEEVLEQLRDVIRPILKKAVSTGTLGQASLMMSRFMEGSSKEIPAAYTVQMAQNESRASGANPGQKNWAYNNLCMAYYIARIAEQLTKYSSPQSAMDYMVQNDHKAFVASLYNDNNPQAPVMRNVKDMLSSMAGNGAHHSPKMVRLEQIIRKHFAKNDPNTRVIVFTSFRDSVHDIVRALREVTVGGRIDAVGEPKKKAENGQKSLTDMFKNANVGEDNKKPANSNPNHTESRIKVAEFIGQGDTTRGGGGGKGAAGAGHARGTRGQTQQQQRDVLDAFRNGTLNTLVATSIGEEGLDIPSVDLIVFFDVVDTIRTIQRMGRTGRARDGKVVVLAQEGREAEKFRREQSSYDVLMRALCEPERVFKHCNDCPRMLPAGLNPTCDLRVLGPTPEELAAKNAPKSSGKKRKGTAGCSFSVRPWDAPLSHVETSLLFTYKHPSGAAHALDLSASAPLQRRPTAVHSVRHGALSVALMRATCAAQDLPPPRDVEGTIIASGAIAGKEERVARDAAEEERARSARRVAGDEDGEMEVVDHTRDRLPDEAFYAPPLDEYGDGWEANACDGFEEYELGPMSGEYIEPAPTPPAAPGDGSNVNGSIDVNGPIENVNGPINVNGSNAGYGWTGGKQPYGGIGGGGGGEGEDEGDDDEDDPGWEVLEEAERSARDTGHTGATQRLDFSTQRQQGQWQQQTQQTQQHTRQPAVATGPAADAEPCGFRGCASVGCVDPAHAPAPVAAAPSSFREPLAELAPPSQQNTALPGHERWNTQPSFVATASTAACEASPVLSAAEAARRRLQERLSQRRQSQASQQTPRRQTQTQTHTPPRDDAPEDEAVATTQRSVEDEYEETIDDIAFHLKQKELVAEARRRSGSESAERASREMPPPPSRAPTSASPARRNTPGVWTPATGGGGGGGGGGGGGGGGGGGGGGGGWGSTPGDDERDWGWADASRGVDTGGWGGGGGSGGGGGWGATQDEDGGGGWGATQDEDGGGGWGATQDEDGGGGWGAGGGGGGWGATQDEEDGGGGWGGGGGWGSAAGGGGLGGATDTGRREDDETDATANDWGRPEAPASAPPAPTPRHPQPTPESEDLKVIRRRPRARPPSPSPKPAPKAEAKRVRTKKIADGDRGLAVKSRRERNVFVDDEAEGDDDDDDEAEGDAEDDDFIDDGSPPESPWTQPDGRKGSYGGSGDDDDHPGMHHRGAMLEETPAFAAAFGRRRHALADVRDTPEEEGVTPAGQSQYEGSWIVDDEDDVEEEVDGSVEGGGWGTGGGGW; translated from the coding sequence ATGGGTGGTTGGGAGATAGCGGACGACGACTGGGAcgatgcgctcggcgccgtcgacgtcgacgcgatagtcgccgcgaggaggaacggACCACCAGCGGGCTCCAATCAACCTCCGCATCAGCAACCCCCGCCGCAGTCGCACCAGCCTCCGCAGCAGTGGCACCAGCCACCGCAGCAGTGGCATCCGAACCAGTCTTGGCAACAGCGACAGCCCGCGAACCACCAGTGGGGAGGCGCGCCCCAGCATCCCGCCGGCAACAACAAcaacgccgcggggttcAGCGGCCACACCGGGTACAAGGGCGGGTTCAGCGgccacgacggacgcggaaaCGCCCGGGGGGCACCCAACAGGCCGAGATCCAACTACTCGGGCCACCCCGAGGTTGACAGggcgttggcgcgcggcggctcgcatCTTCCCCCGGACAGAAACCAGCGCACCGTGAACGACATGTTCGCCAAGAAGACCGGCCCGCGGCAGGTGCCGTTCAGgccgggcgtcgaggacaGGCAGAGGACGCTCGACTCCATgttcggaggcggcggcggaggcgggcaTCGTCGTCAACCGGAGCCCCCCGGCTTCAGCGGTAACGCGCAGCCCCACGCACACGAGATGCCCATCGACCTCGAccaccccgacgccggcCATCACGAAGGCGACTACGGCGAcatcttcggcggcggcacggcCCCGCAGTCAACGCGCGGAGGGACGCAGAACGGATCCGACTCTCGAAcacccgcgagcggcggccgagCCGACGCGGGTCTCACCCCGGGTCGCCTCGGCACCCCGAACTCGCAGGGTCTCGTCCCGTCCGAGGCTGGCGTGATGCTggaccccgtcgccgcgcagacgTACGTGTACCCGGCGCAGCTCGTCCGGCGCGATTACCAGTACCAGGCTGTGCGCAGGGCGCTGTACACCAACAGCCTGGTGTGTTTGCCGACGGGTCTGGGCAAGACGCTCATCGCGGCTGTCGTGATGTACAACTTCTACAGGTGGTTTCCCCAGGGGAAGGTGGTTTTCCTCGCCCCCACGCGCCCGCTGGTGGACCAGCAGAAGGCGGCGTGCAGCAACATATGCGGTATACCCACCGAGGACACGTGCACGATGATGGGGAGCACGAAGAAGGACGAGAGCGGCACCCGCCGAACTTTCTGGCGCACCAAGCGGGTCTTCTTCTGTACGCCGCAGACGATGGAGAACGACATCAACTCCAGCGTTTGCCCCGCGAACGAGGTCGTCTGCGTggtcatcgacgaggcgcacaGGGCCAAGGGTAACCATTCGTACGTCGGATGCATCAGGATGCTGTGGGACCGCGGGGTTAAATTTCGGACCCTCGCGCTCAGCGCGACTCCGGGGAGAACCGTGCAGGACGTTCAGAaggtgctcgaggcgctcaacaTAGGGCGCATCGACTTCAAATCCGACCaggacgaggacgttcgGAAACACACGCATAACCGCAAGATCGACATGGAGCTCGTCAAGGCGACCAGCGCCCAGGAGGAGGTATTGGAACAGCTGAGGGACGTCATCCGGCCTATTTTGAAAAAGGCGGTCAGCACCGGCACGCTGGGACAGGCCAGCCTTATGATGTCGAGGTTCATGGAGGGGTCCAGCAAGGAGATCCCCGCGGCGTATACCGTACAAATGGCGCAAAACGAAAGCAGGGCCAGTGGGGCGAACCCCGGGCAAAAAAATTGGGCATACAACAACCTGTGCATGGCGTATTACATCGCGAGGATCGCCGAGCAGCTCACCAAGTACTCCTCCCCGCAGAGCGCCATGGACTACATGGTGCAAAACGACCACAAGGCGTTCGTCGCCTCGCTATACAACGACAATAATCCGCAGGCCCCGGTGATGCGCAACGTCAAGGATATGCTCAGCTCGATGGCGGGCAACGGAGCGCACCACTCCCCCAAAATGGTCAGGCTTGAGCAGATCATCCGAAAACACTTTGCGAAGAACGATCCGAACACGCGCGTCATCGTGTTCACGTCTTTCAGGGACTCCGTTCACGACATCGTCAGGGCGCTTCGTGAGGTGACCGTGGGTGGgcgcatcgacgccgtgggcgaGCCGAAAAAGAAAGCCGAGAATGGTCAGAAGTCTCTGACTGACATGTTCAAGAATGCGAATGTCGGCGAGGATAACAAGAAACCCGCAAACTCCAATCCCAACCACACGGAGAGTCGGATCAAGGTCGCGGAGTTCATCGGCCAGGGCGAcaccacccgcggcgggggcgggggcaagggtgccgcgggcgccggccaCGCCAGGGGAACCAGGGGCCAGacccagcagcagcagcgcgacgtcctcgacgcttTCCGTAACGGCACCCTCAACACCCTGGTGGCCACGTCCATCGGGGAGGAGGGCCTCGACATCCCGAGCGTGGACCTAATCGTAttcttcgacgtcgtcgacaccATCCGCACGATCCAGCGCATGGGCCGCACGGGCAGGGCCCGCGACGGTAAGGTTGTGGTTCTCGCGCAGGAGGGCCGCGAGGCTGAAAAGTTCCGTCGCGAGCAGTCCTCCTACGACGTGCTCATGCGGGCGCTGTGCGAACCCGAGCGCGTGTTCAAGCACTGCAACGACTGCCCGCGGATGCTCCCCGCGGGTCTGAACCCCACCTGCGACCTGCGGGTGCTCGGACCGACCCcagaggagctcgcggcgaagaacgCGCCCAAATCCTCCGGAAAGAAACGCAAGGGAACCGCCGGCTGCTCCTTCTCGGTCCGACCCTGGGACGCCCCGCTGTCCCACGTCGAGACCTCGCTCCTGTTCACGTACAAGCACCCGTCCggggcggcgcacgcgttggacctgagcgcgtccgcgcccctgCAGCGCAGACCCACCGCCGTGCACAGCGTGCGACACGGGGCGCTCTCCGTAGCGTTGATGCGCGccacgtgcgccgcgcaggatctaccgccgccgagggacgtGGAGGGGACGATCATCGCatccggcgcgatcgcgggtaAAGAGGAGCGAGTCGCTCGGGatgcggcggaggaggaacgcgcgcggtccgcgcgacgggtggcgggggacgaggacggtgagATGGAGGTTGTCGACCACACGCGGGACCGGCTACCGGATGAGGCTTTCTACGCGCCGCCTCTGGACGAATACGGGGACGGGTGGGAAGCGAACGCGTGCGATGGGTTCGAAGAGTACGAGCTCGGACCGATGAGCGGCGAGTACatcgagcccgcgccgacgccgcccgctgCTCCCGGCGACGGTTCAAACGTGAACGGTTCAATTGATGTGAACGGTCCAATTGAGAACGTGAACGGTCCAATTAACGTGAACGGTTCAAACGCCGGCTACGGGTGGACGGGGGGCAAGCAGCCGTACGGGGgaatcggcggcggcggcggcggcgagggcgaggacgagggtgacgacgacgaggacgatccGGGGTGGGAGGTCctggaggaggctgagcgcaGCGCGCGAGACACCGGTCacaccggcgcgacgcagaGACTCGATTTCTCCACGCAGCGGCAGCAGGGGCAGTGGCAGCAGCAGACGCAGCAGACGCAACAGCACACGCGGCAaccggcggtcgcgacgggtcccgccgccgacgcggaacCGTGCGGATTTCGCGGGTGCGCCAGTGTCGGTTGCGTCGATccggcgcacgcgcccgcgccggtggccgccgccccgtcctcTTTTCGCGAACCCCTCGCCGAACTGGCGCCCCCCTCGCAACAAAACACCGCACTTCCCGGGCACGAGCGATGGAACACGCAgccgtcgttcgtcgcgaccgcgtcgacggcggcgtgcgaggcgtcgccggttctctccgcggcggaggcggcccggcggcggctgcagGAGCGCCTCTCGCAACGGCGCCAATCGCAGGCGTCGCAGCAGACCCCTCGGCGGCAGACGCAGACACAGACGCATacgcctcctcgcgacgacgccccggaaGACGAGgccgtggcgacgacgcagcgATCCGTGGAGGATGAGTACGAGGAGACCATCGACGACATCGCGTTCCATCTCAAAcagaaggagctcgtcgcggaggccaGGCGGCGCAGCGGGAGCGAGTCCGCGGAGAGGGCCTCGCGCGAGATGCCCCCGCCTCCTTccagggcgccgacgtctgccagtccggcgcggcggaacACGCCCGGCGTTTGGACCCCCgcgacgggaggaggaggaggaggaggaggaggaggaggaggaggaggaggaggaggaggaggaggaggaggaggcgggtgGGGCTCGActccgggcgacgacgagagggATTGGGGATgggccgacgcgagccggGGGGTGGACACGGGGGGATggggtggaggcggagggtcgggcggcgggggtggatgGGGCGCCACGCAAGAtgaggacggcgggggcggatgGGGCGCCACGCAAGAtgaggacggcgggggcggatgGGGCGCCACGCAAGAtgaggacggcgggggcggatggggggctggcggcgggggaggaggttGGGGCGCCACGCaagacgaggaggacggcggcggcggctggggcggcggcgggggctggggatccgcggcgggcggcggcgggttgggGGGCGCCACGGACACGGGGCGtcgggaggacgacgaaacGGACGCAACCGCGAACGACTGGGGCCGGCCCGAAgctcccgcgtcggcgccgcccgcgccgacgccgcggcaccCGCAGCCGACGCCCGAGTCGGAGGACCTGAAGGTGATcaggcggcgccctcgagccCGTCCGCCCTCCCCAAGCCCCAAACCCGCGCCCAAGGCTGAAGCGAAGCGCGTGCGCACGAAGAagatcgccgacggcgaccgcggatTGGCGGTCAAGAGCCGCAGGGAGCGTAACGTGtttgtcgacgacgaggccgagggcgacgacgacgacgacgacgaggccgagggcgacgccgaggacgacgacttcatcgacgacggctcgCCGCCCGAGAGCCCGTGGACCCAGCCGGACGGAAGGAAAGGAAGTtacggcggcagcggcgacgatgacgatcatCCGGGGATGCATCACCGCGGGGCGATGCTCGAGGAGACGCCCGCCTTTGCGGCTGCGTTTGGGCGCAGGAGACATGCACTCGCGGATGTTCGGGATACCCCGGAAGAAGAAGGAgtgacgcccgcgggtcAGTCCCAGTACGAGGGATCCTggatcgtcgacgacgaggacgacgtcgaggaggaagTGGACGGATCCGTCGAGGGTGGTGGGTGGGgaacgggcggcggcgggtggtaG